The Ooceraea biroi isolate clonal line C1 chromosome 3, Obir_v5.4, whole genome shotgun sequence genome contains the following window.
aatgcaagtttttaacttttttccattttgagtataaagtcctgtagagcggactttctttctatctatacttcatttgtggaaaaggattttttattctgcacaagcaataaagagaattttcgaaactgcaattaccatcgctatagtgaaaaaatagttcactagcaactccagcatccccttaaaatactttttataaaaatttcgcaatttgtacgcacaaaattgagGCAGTCTACactcggaataaaataaaggaatataatgaagcttttcaaagtgactttagaagcgtaataaaaaagaaaggtgtgttctccttttcttataaaactattactgtaaattttatttgagatgttataacatattattgtaattcCTCAGCATGCTTCAcagatgtatatatgtatattcaccATTTAAGCACTTTCCAAgccttttttatattgttgaTTCAAAATTTGAGAGTTTCTGATACATTGTTGAGACAGGCGTTTTTTATATAGGCCTTCACCTGGCGCAGCCGAGTCTATAGCCGCCAGGACtctaaatttgattttatgttGAGCGCCAACTAAGGGCCACTTTAACCAAACTCCGGTTtatttaatcgtcgattaacttACAGGGCGATCAAcataaaacttatattatttatacgagaattatattattagagatttttatgttgatcgCCCTGTaagttaatcgacgattaaattaaccgGAGTTTGGTTGAAATGgccttaatttttataaaaacagtAAAAGATAGGAAGGTACTTGTTTAACGGTGTCTCAGGGAGGAATACATAGTTGGGATGACCCTTGAATATGATACCTCTCAATAAGATGTAatgaacagaaaaatattttatgtttcaggtaaaaaaaaaagagttttaTAATTACCGATTGTGTGTGAAAACGTCTCTGCAGTTTGATACAGTGAATTGTTCGGCTGGTCACTTGTGATGATCGTCTTTTGTAGTCAATAGTGAACTGTGATCAGACTACTTTTGGGGGCCCTTCTCATTTCGTGCGCACTGTCACGGTTAGACCTCGAGTGTCTCTCGATTTTCTCATTTCGCGCGACGGGCAGCGTCAGGCCCGTAACAACAATCCGCGCGTGCGTGTGGACCTTCACAGGGtctcgatatttaattttaacccTCACAGCACATGAACATCTTAATAAGGTTACAATAATCTTAAATTGTAAGATTGTAACATTCCACGGAGATTAATAAACCTGCCATTAACCTCCCAATAACATGTGCATGTTCGTCCAATGTCATTCCCTTAACATCCCAAAAACCTTGCAGGGCATGTTGTATTAATATCACAGGCCGacatttttaaactttttgtctgctgtttgaatataaaatatcattttcgatgtattttttcacgctaaacacgaatccggccgcgaaattgctctataacgtcaggtttttgagaaaaatgagattaaaagtgtcaaaagtgacgttttttgccatttttatgaatttttcgctggtaaaataaattttattttttactttcgtttacgccatcttaaagtgccaacttttatctttaaactcgatttttcgaaactccGTAGGATTTTTTTCGCCGAGTTAACTACTCCGCTGTCAGACGAATATTTCGGCCTCCGTAGCACTCgattttaagtatttatgatattaagttattaagtttatatgtgcctatgtacttatataatatctttttaatgatttaaaaataaaaaaatgaaattataaaaaatgataaaaaaaatgaaaattaaaatgataaaaaatgataaaacaatttaaaaacaacaaagctaaaaacatttttaaaaaatcaaaagagtGTGATGTAGGCTGCCTCCACGTGATGCACTCTGGTAAACGTAGAAGGTTTGTAAAATCGCTCCTACTGCGGCTAAACGGTCTACGAACAAAGAACATGGTGCAGGATACTGTGTTTGCATCAGTAAGGTATAGTTAATTTTTGCTCGTGTAAAGTACATTGTACACAGAAGATTTAAAATGCCAGAATCTCATTTGGGGAAGCGAAATGTAACCCACCCAGAAGTAAAAAAAACAGTATAtaccaaattttattgaaattctaatagttttacaaattttggtccgccatattggatcggccatatttaatttttaaaatcttatttcagAATTGGATTCAGCGACCTCAAAAACcttcatattaaaatcattattatccaGTTCTGAAGTTTTGTTCTCCAAGTACATTTTTGGCACGAAATGTTCGTCTGACAGCGGAGTGGTTAACTCGGCGAAAAAAAATCCTACGGAGTTTCGACAAATCGGGTTTAAAGATAAAGTTGGCACTTTAAGATGGCgaaaacgaaagtaaaaaataaaatttattttaccagcgaaaaaatcataaaaatggcaaaaaacgtcacttttgacactcttaacctcatttttctcaaaaacctgacgtcatagagcaatttcgcggccggattcgttttcagcgtgaaaaaatacattgaaaatgatatCTTATATTCAAACAGCAAAAACCATGTCGGCCTGTGTATTCATATAACATAGTAAAAACCttttaatattagaaattaaatattgtatattttatttttataattcaatttataatttaattttttaataaataaattttgaaaatatgaaaatgtgcaaacataaaatttaattaatattttaaaagatattttatagttttgtaatatcccaggcagcacacattggtttcaaagccgtttcataaacgttttaacgtaacgttccataaccattttattgaaacgtttatttaggagaaaaatgtccaacgaatcggttttccggatggttatttataaggtgataacgcaaatgtttcttgcgagaacgtcacgcctggcttGGCcgtctatcggtcgcttggtgaatcagaggcgggaatcacacaacacttgtgttgattgttgtctcttgttccataatcgagtacattgaaacgtatgatgtaaaaataattaatactcgcaaattaagtagaaattactattttttctatattaattatataatttcgaatcaatttaataaaacacatttttcgtttctgtggaaacgtgaaaaatacgtttttaaaatttaggtctaaaaccggtttctatttaaaccgtttcttaaatggtactttatgtttcttagacattttagatacgtctaagaaacatatattaggctaacatgtgctgcctgggatgtatttttaatatatgcgAAAAATTAGATAATTGTGTGTAAGATTactgaaatattgaaataaggtTTCAGTAATCTACCGACAATATTATAACGTAAGATTATATTGTAAGGTTAGTGGTATATACCAGTAACATGATcattataaatagttttgtataaaatgtttttcaacaTACGCGAAAAATGAGATTGCACGTAAGATTactgaaatattgaaataagatttcattaatcttctgacaatattataatgtaagattatattataaggTTAGTGGCATATACcagtaacattaattattaagtatgTAAGGTTGTAATCTCCCATATAATCTTATTGCAATGTTCGGTGCTGTGAGGGAAGATCTCCCAACGAGCCGGATCACTTCGGCGTTGAGGGggaacaaatttatattaattaatttatactgttacattgcgaaattttagttatttaaatttatttgtgaaatcgagatatattttattgaattatattacatgaaatattgaatatcgtACAATTAGTCACTGTAATACGCTGTTTCCGATTTATATATACGAAATTATAACTGTTTATTAACTTATCgtgtataataaagttaatcACTATAAGAACGCAAATTATCTGCCTTACCAACTTGGGCTTGAAATcgtgaataaattttaataatagaataacatggagaaagtaattaataaatattatctcgATATTATGGTGCTTGTAAAGTGCGATaaggaaaattcaattatCATACTGTTTCTGCAAAAATCCgcaaaaaagattattttacatgaataaattattctaaaataaaaacaatttagaaCGCCAAAGTCTAACTAGATTTGTCACgtctttgtttttatttatttattttttgctatgaaatagattttttttaattctctctttatttttcgcgCGGTTTAGGCGTTTTAGTTAAGCGCGTTGAGACAGATGGTGATGACgagctgtcgtcgtcgtcttcatcGTCGCTCCAAATCATATCAACTTTCGCTATTTTCAAAGCGACTGGATTTCTTTTGCGTCGCACTCCTGAGAGGGGCCTCCTAACGTGTTTCTGCGCAGACGGCGTGACACAAAGGCTCGGGACAGTTGGAACCGCGGCGTACTCACTCACATCGATATCGTGTGATTGTGGAACCATAAATTCTGCAATAGAATTATTAATCGCATGTAAATAAATCACGATgtgtaaaaaaagagagagaaagtcaTATGTTGGATTGCACGTACCTGAAGTGCAGTCTGAAGACGTCAATACCGACTGGAAATCATTGTCAATCGCCAATTCCTGAGCCGACACGTAAACGGGGTGTCCCTCCAATTTGTACTGGTGGCATACGTCGATCGCcaaatttgcaatatcgtacGCCTCCTGTTGCCTCGACGGTATACTTGTTTTCAGGAAATAACAGAAATCGATCAGCAGCTGGACGTAATCGGTGACGTAGAGTCGCGCGTGCCAGGAGGACCGTTTTGCGCCGATTTTGTCGCGGGAGCGACCGGACGATTTCTCctctcgaaataatttttctcttattttgaAGGCGCCGTGGAAATGGTCGAACGCCTGCGCGATGTGACCCTGTGAGGCGTACAATTGTGCCCTGATGTAGGTAGTAGCGAATACCAGGTACTGATACGACACGTTGCGGCACTTGTAGCAGTCGCAATTTTCGTGCAGGCTGAACTTGGGCAGGTCGAAAATTTTCTTAGCGAGCACCGGTGAGCTGCCGTGCTGAGACAAGTCCCTGACGGGATCCACGGGATTTCTCGTTGGCGTCACTGCGAGATGCGTGGACGACGTGGGGACAGACTTGGAACTTGTCATCGACAGCTGAAACGTCTCGATGTCCAAAATGCGCTCCAGGCCTTGCAGCTTCACCTCACAATCGTCCAGCTGCGAACGCGACAAGTCGATGTAACACAGCGACTTCAACACCTCGGCGGTACGCATTACTGCACCTAAACTCTGTGCCGTTTTCAACTGTCGTACCAAATCCGTACTAATTCCGCGAAAGGATAGTAGACTATTTGTCCTCATAGAGAGATTGATCGCCGTGGTAAAAAGCACGTCGTAACTAAAGAGATATTCCACTTGGCTTTTCcctgaaaaagaaattgttctGTAAATAATTCGGTGTAATTTTGTATTGCAATTTTAAGATGTACATAATATAagctttgtattaatttaggATTAAcataaatcgaaattgatcttatcatattatcataattttatgtcAATTTGACAGACAGGGTTGGATAACttcattcttttctttaaataagttAAGTTTAAAGTTAATGACCCGGAAATTCACTAAGTTTACGTTAAAAGTTACTTCAACACAAATTAactcaattaaaattaagttaaaaacttaacttattaaagttaaaagttaattagtatatattttttgtgacCAACCATTTTCACACGActttaatattgatgaattattttgacttgtataaaaaaagttaataagtTAATGTCAATGCGTTTAAAAATAACTAGtttaagttaaaagttaacaTGTTTAAACTTAActaagttaaaagttaataactttttaactttcAACTATTTAACTAGTTACTACCCAACCCTGATTTCAGAGtataaaaaactaataataaatatacatttaattacattttgttgTTACCAACTCTTGATGTAAACGTCTCCCTGCAAACAGACTTTTCGTGATATATGAAGTATAATCCTCGTGTTGCATATTATCCtcgtataaattaatatttcgtataATAGTATCTAAACTTAGCAAATATATAGATTTGGTAGCAAGGAGTGAAAttcccgagagattgctaGCTTCGGTAAGTAATTGCTTAGCATCGTCgcactaaaaaaaaagaataaaataaaattacatacatattatttagtacaacagaaaatatttgcatgCCAAAAGTTTTACACGTTTTATAAGTTATTGCTTTACCTTTCCACATTCAAAACAAAAATCTGCTAAGCTTATCCAGAAGATAGCAATGGAACGAATCGTATTTTCATCTTTGGAATCTTTACATTTTATGGCATACTCTTTGGCAGTAGCAATCCAATCGTAATTAATTTGTCTTGATGAGATACAACGACTTACAACTGTAACAGAATTACAATTacgttaattgaaattaatcttattaatcTTTCACAGAGAATATTctcaattaattgttaaaaagatGATTCAATATaccgtaaattattttacgatgaTCATCCATTTCTGACGCTAGTCTATGTGCCAACTTCCATACTTTAGCTTCACAGTCCTCGTAACGATACAGTCGGCAGTATTCACCAGCTGTTATCATTGTATCAAGTATAAGATTTGGTTCcaaattttttatgatttcaCCCTGTAATAAGTATTTTTACATGAACTTTTAAAGCTGCCAAATTTCGAATAATTATCAGACAAGTGCTTTCTATTAACTTACGATgtcacatttaaataattcactcCATTTCTTCAAACACTTCTGCAGATGCACTACAAGGTTGACATCTTTTTTAACGTTTATCATAGTATAGGCAGGAACTACATTTGGAGATTTGGTTTCTCGAAGTTCCGGTAGTTTAGGAGCGTACAGAGCAAACTTCGTGTTCTCCATTTCCACTTGTGTTTGCTTGTTCATCGCATGTAATTCCTccagaaatgtaaaaaaatgtaaattggcTTCGAAGCACAAGACACTCAGAGAATCTAACTCTACATCCTGTTTTAATCTAGACATGGCTCGTTTATGATATTCCAGAACAGAGCTGTCGAATTCAAAATTCAACAAGTAGTGTCCCAATAATTGTACCGCACGTGCATACAAGCGTTTACTTGGCTCCAATCTCTCAAATTCTTCCAGAAGTGCTGATACACAGTTTGTGAATGAGATTTCCTCTTCGATTAAACTTTTTACCTCACGTAAACGCAACTTAACAAGATCATACTTAGACGTGTCGATCAAAAAGTTCATCACATCCTTTATCTGGTCCTTGTCACTTCTCAAGCATTCGATCATACTTAATTTTCTGACTATCTCAGGAGCGTGTTTCTTAATGTTTGCCCATACGTGGAAGGCCTTCGTGCTTGGCTGATCGTAAGTCAACAAGGCATGTAACGCGCACACAGTCATGGCTCTTCTATATACaccattattataatatatgacacTTAGTTTGTACAATGCGAAGGAGAGAGAATTTTCAAGGTCCTCGGGACTTTTAAAATACTTCGAACTCGAGTCGGTCTCTCGAAGCTGGAAGATGCAGCGGCATAGCAATGCGAATAAACGTGCACCCTCCTTGTAAACATGCTCGGACAGTATTCCTATGTTGTAAATTAAAGTGCGGCAGGTGCTCCACAATTGTATCCAGCGTGTACATCTGCATTCTCTCATTTCACGGATGATCGAGTTTGCGTTTTGCTCCAGGATCTTTCTGGCGAGGACGCACACCTCTTCCGGCAGTGTTTTAACAGAGAACTTGCACACCAGAGTGAAGAACCTGCATTGCATTACTATTGCGTTGTACAAGTCCTTCTTGACCGTGCACACTTTATCCAGGCAccatttgcattttttaagtGACATTTCCCTCATATAAAACGCGTCCACGTTCATATGTATAAATAGATTCATCGTTTCCAGCAGGACGCTGGTATCGAGCAATTTGTCGACGAGCAGACACTTGTCAGCCTTCACGCATCTTTCTAAATACATAAACAACGGTTCGCCTATTTCCGCGGTACTGAACGCGTTCCACTTCAAGGCCTCATATCCATACCTCTGTGCAATTTTCGAATTACAGGAAACAATATTTTGCAAGTTCTTGGCAGTGTCATTGGCGAAACTTTCTACTGGTACTAAAAGCGTTGCACATAAATTCTGAAATTGCTGGAAGCACTGGTGACACTCCTCGTCCTCTGCCAAGAGGTTCTCAAAGTCACTGAATAATTCATTCAATGTTTTCCTTGTAGACTCTACATCGGCCATATTAATAGACTTGCATATTATGTGACATATGATGTGAAGTGTATGgcaatatatgatatatttttcatcctGTTCTAAACACAGCTGTGCTCCTGCTAAATATTCCTGCATGTGTCTAAGAAAATcctgaaaatatttgtttcctCCTTTGTCGATTGTCGCAATTGTATCCAAATGTGCGCTTATTCTCATGATCAGAGGCTTCGTATAATTCTTGTGTAGAATTTGTATCATTCTCATTTCATATGCAATAGCATTCttcaaattattgtaattttcttcattgaaaGATTGCTTGGTAAGAAGAAGATACGCATTACTAGTTTCACCTTGCCACAAGGATAATACTTTTGCCAATAATTCGATGGTATCATTTTGAGGATCATACATCTTGCCAGGTTGTAAGTAACAGCAAATCTCTGCCGCATCCTCATACAAATtcagagaaattaaataacgagCGATTTTAAACAGGCACTTGACAAAGTTATTGTTATTAGGTATATTAATCAGTAATGAACACAGCAATTTAGTTAATGCAGCCATTTCCTTTCCAGTCTCGGAACTCTGTTCCTTACATTCGTCTGCTGTGCGATACAagtgtaacaataatttaaaaattttctcgtTCAGCTTACTGTCAACTTGTATGTGAATACTctgaaaagtataattataatttaaaataaatatatatataagtataatcaaaaatatatttctacttatatatatatttataatataaaataaacaaagaGTTACCTGAATATCATCCAGTACatcttgcaatttttttaattgtattaattttaccCATGCTTGGAGTTTTGCTTGGGTGACACTCATTATTCTTAATatcaaattgtttttttttcttcctaactttatttacacatttacACCATGATTGTTTATCAATTATCTGCGTAAGAAAATACTGCAATACCTGCAAATTTAAggttattatcatcattatgaATGtacatatgaaaaaaccgTTTTACCGGAcacaattttaaatttctaacATAAACACCGTGACGTTCCCTCCTATGTAGCAGCATGATCTAGCGATGGAACGCCGGACCGGAGCCGTCATGACTCGTAAACATAGAGAACTCGGAGTACGTTTACA
Protein-coding sequences here:
- the LOC105280654 gene encoding uncharacterized protein LOC105280654 isoform X2; its protein translation is MSVTQAKLQAWVKLIQLKKLQDVLDDIQSIHIQVDSKLNEKIFKLLLHLYRTADECKEQSSETGKEMAALTKLLCSLLINIPNNNNFVKCLFKIARYLISLNLYEDAAEICCYLQPGKMYDPQNDTIELLAKVLSLWQGETSNAYLLLTKQSFNEENYNNLKNAIAYEMRMIQILHKNYTKPLIMRISAHLDTIATIDKGGNKYFQDFLRHMQEYLAGAQLCLEQDEKYIIYCHTLHIICHIICKSINMADVESTRKTLNELFSDFENLLAEDEECHQCFQQFQNLCATLLVPVESFANDTAKNLQNIVSCNSKIAQRYGYEALKWNAFSTAEIGEPLFMYLERCVKADKCLLVDKLLDTSVLLETMNLFIHMNVDAFYMREMSLKKCKWCLDKVCTVKKDLYNAIVMQCRFFTLVCKFSVKTLPEEVCVLARKILEQNANSIIREMRECRCTRWIQLWSTCRTLIYNIGILSEHVYKEGARLFALLCRCIFQLRETDSSSKYFKSPEDLENSLSFALYKLSVIYYNNGVYRRAMTVCALHALLTYDQPSTKAFHVWANIKKHAPEIVRKLSMIECLRSDKDQIKDVMNFLIDTSKYDLVKLRLREVKSLIEEEISFTNCVSALLEEFERLEPSKRLYARAVQLLGHYLLNFEFDSSVLEYHKRAMSRLKQDVELDSLSVLCFEANLHFFTFLEELHAMNKQTQVEMENTKFALYAPKLPELRETKSPNVVPAYTMINVKKDVNLVVHLQKCLKKWSELFKCDIGEIIKNLEPNLILDTMITAGEYCRLYRYEDCEAKVWKLAHRLASEMDDHRKIIYVVSRCISSRQINYDWIATAKEYAIKCKDSKDENTIRSIAIFWISLADFCFECGKCDDAKQLLTEASNLSGISLLATKSIYLLSLDTIIRNINLYEDNMQHEDYTSYITKSLFAGRRLHQELVTTKWKSQVEYLFSYDVLFTTAINLSMRTNSLLSFRGISTDLLDDCEVKLQGLERILDIETFQLSMTSSKSVPTSSTHLAVTPTRNPVDPVRDLSQHGSSPVLAKKIFDLPKFSLHENCDCYKCRNVSYQYLVFATTYIRAQLYASQGHIAQAFDHFHGAFKIREKLFREEKSSGRSRDKIGAKRSSWHARLYVTDYVQLLIDFCYFLKTSIPSRQQEAYDIANLAIDVCHQYKLEGHPVYVSAQELAIDNDFQSVLTSSDCTSEFMVPQSHDIDVSEYAAVPTVPSLCVTPSAQKHVRRPLSGVRRKRNPVALKIAKVDMIWSDDEDDDDSSSSPSVSTRLTKTPKPREK
- the LOC105280654 gene encoding uncharacterized protein LOC105280654 isoform X1; the protein is MSVTQAKLQAWVKLIQLKKLQDVLDDIQSIHIQVDSKLNEKIFKLLLHLYRTADECKEQSSETGKEMAALTKLLCSLLINIPNNNNFVKCLFKIARYLISLNLYEDAAEICCYLQPGKMYDPQNDTIELLAKVLSLWQGETSNAYLLLTKQSFNEENYNNLKNAIAYEMRMIQILHKNYTKPLIMRISAHLDTIATIDKGGNKYFQDFLRHMQEYLAGAQLCLEQDEKYIIYCHTLHIICHIICKSINMADVESTRKTLNELFSDFENLLAEDEECHQCFQQFQNLCATLLVPVESFANDTAKNLQNIVSCNSKIAQRYGYEALKWNAFSTAEIGEPLFMYLERCVKADKCLLVDKLLDTSVLLETMNLFIHMNVDAFYMREMSLKKCKWCLDKVCTVKKDLYNAIVMQCRFFTLVCKFSVKTLPEEVCVLARKILEQNANSIIREMRECRCTRWIQLWSTCRTLIYNIGILSEHVYKEGARLFALLCRCIFQLRETDSSSKYFKSPEDLENSLSFALYKLSVIYYNNGVYRRAMTVCALHALLTYDQPSTKAFHVWANIKKHAPEIVRKLSMIECLRSDKDQIKDVMNFLIDTSKYDLVKLRLREVKSLIEEEISFTNCVSALLEEFERLEPSKRLYARAVQLLGHYLLNFEFDSSVLEYHKRAMSRLKQDVELDSLSVLCFEANLHFFTFLEELHAMNKQTQVEMENTKFALYAPKLPELRETKSPNVVPAYTMINVKKDVNLVVHLQKCLKKWSELFKCDIGEIIKNLEPNLILDTMITAGEYCRLYRYEDCEAKVWKLAHRLASEMDDHRKIIYVVSRCISSRQINYDWIATAKEYAIKCKDSKDENTIRSIAIFWISLADFCFECGKCDDAKQLLTEASNLSGISLLATKSIYLLSLDTIIRNINLYEDNMQHEDYTSYITKSLFAGRRLHQELVTTKWKSQVEYLFSYDVLFTTAINLSMRTNSLLSFRGISTDLVRQLKTAQSLGAVMRTAEVLKSLCYIDLSRSQLDDCEVKLQGLERILDIETFQLSMTSSKSVPTSSTHLAVTPTRNPVDPVRDLSQHGSSPVLAKKIFDLPKFSLHENCDCYKCRNVSYQYLVFATTYIRAQLYASQGHIAQAFDHFHGAFKIREKLFREEKSSGRSRDKIGAKRSSWHARLYVTDYVQLLIDFCYFLKTSIPSRQQEAYDIANLAIDVCHQYKLEGHPVYVSAQELAIDNDFQSVLTSSDCTSEFMVPQSHDIDVSEYAAVPTVPSLCVTPSAQKHVRRPLSGVRRKRNPVALKIAKVDMIWSDDEDDDDSSSSPSVSTRLTKTPKPREK